Proteins found in one Tsukamurella paurometabola DSM 20162 genomic segment:
- a CDS encoding galactokinase, whose translation MTVRGYAPGRINLIGEHTDYNDGYALPIALGVGATARFDPSISDSIAVSSREEGAAAAIPLDTSPGTGAVRGWPGYVAGCVWALREHGVRVPGGAMTIASDVPVGAGLSSSAAIECAVLEALVAASGSEAPDRTTLARIAQRAENEYVGAPTGLLDQMSSLYGEQDTALLLDFRSLAVDRVPMNLGTAVLLAIDSRTPHQHAGGEYGARRRSCEAAAAELGLSSLRDASDGAWTRTDDAVTARRARHVITENARVLAAADALASGDFTRFGELMVESHHSMRDDFEITVPAIDFIADEACRFGAYGARMTGGGFGGTVVVLAPASAAERIVSELPEAVHSAGHPRPSIAAVRPGGGAFAEKT comes from the coding sequence ATGACCGTGCGCGGCTATGCCCCCGGCCGGATCAATCTGATCGGTGAGCACACGGACTACAACGACGGCTATGCGCTGCCGATCGCGCTCGGGGTGGGTGCCACGGCGCGGTTCGATCCGTCGATCTCGGACAGCATCGCCGTTTCCTCGCGCGAGGAAGGGGCCGCGGCGGCCATCCCGCTGGACACCAGTCCCGGGACGGGCGCGGTGCGAGGCTGGCCCGGGTACGTCGCAGGATGTGTCTGGGCACTGCGCGAGCACGGTGTTCGCGTGCCGGGAGGCGCAATGACGATTGCTTCCGATGTTCCTGTGGGAGCCGGGCTCTCGTCTTCCGCTGCGATCGAGTGCGCCGTGCTGGAGGCCTTGGTGGCGGCATCGGGGTCCGAGGCCCCTGACCGGACCACTTTGGCCCGCATCGCGCAGCGCGCGGAGAACGAGTACGTCGGTGCTCCCACGGGGCTGCTGGACCAGATGAGCAGCCTGTACGGCGAGCAGGACACCGCCCTGCTCCTGGACTTCCGTTCGCTGGCCGTCGATCGTGTCCCCATGAACCTGGGGACCGCGGTCCTCCTCGCGATCGATTCGCGGACACCGCACCAGCACGCCGGTGGTGAGTACGGTGCGCGCCGGCGATCGTGTGAGGCGGCAGCGGCAGAACTGGGGCTGTCCTCGCTTCGCGATGCGTCCGACGGTGCGTGGACCCGGACCGACGATGCCGTCACGGCTCGCCGGGCACGGCACGTCATCACCGAGAACGCGAGAGTCCTCGCAGCTGCGGATGCCCTCGCATCGGGTGACTTCACCCGGTTCGGCGAGTTGATGGTCGAATCGCATCATTCGATGCGAGATGACTTTGAAATCACCGTTCCGGCTATCGATTTCATCGCGGATGAGGCCTGCCGGTTCGGCGCCTACGGCGCTCGTATGACGGGCGGCGGCTTCGGCGGCACCGTGGTGGTGCTGGCACCTGCATCAGCAGCGGAGCGGATCGTGTCGGAGCTCCCCGAGGCGGTCCACTCGGCGGGACACCCGCGTCCCAGCATTGCGGCGGTCCGCCCCGGCGGCGGTGCGTTCGCTGAGAAGACCTAA